A single region of the Leptodactylus fuscus isolate aLepFus1 chromosome 5, aLepFus1.hap2, whole genome shotgun sequence genome encodes:
- the LOC142203230 gene encoding protocadherin gamma-B4-like, whose amino-acid sequence MNVGRHRGKQWQQIYQVFCIIFFFINSIYGQLQYSVLEEMKRGSVIGNVAKDLGLNVDELAKRKFQLISKAKIKYFNIDLETGDLFVSDRIDRETLCEIKPNCFINLEAVIENPLNFYTITIEIQDVNDNAPIFSKKHFDLEISELTLPGARFALGNAQDPDLGTNAIQSYTLSGNENFGLGEKITPDGRKYPEIILEKSLDREKQSFYELILTALDGGNPQKSSTAKIKIIVEDFNDNLPKFNRDAYYIRLHENAAIGSLVIQLNATDEDEGSNAEITYSFSHISDNARKLFTIDSINGDIKVLGNLDYETSDAYEMTVEAKDGGGHVTHCKVSIQVIDVNDNAPDITITSLSASLPEDSPLGTVIALLNVHDLDSGVNSEVTCHISDTLAFQLIPSSSSYYKLVTAANMDRERNPSYNVTIQCMDNGSPPLSTNKTFQLNISDVNDNAPVFEKMNYILYIGENNQPGTSIHKVHATDLDCDENGKVSYSILSSNVEEIPVSSYISINSISGVIYAQRSFDYEQLREFQFQVMAKDSGSPPLSSNVTVRICIIDKNDNAPKILYPSPDTEGSPLFEFIPHSAEKGYLVTKVIAVDADSGHNAWLSYHLLQVPDPTLFTIGQYTGEIKIGRDIQDTETMRQKIVVLVKDNGVPSLSCTISVNFVMAENFQQVVPEIKRQPNVSNTSSNITFYLVVSIALISILFIVTVLITIVLKCRKSNNTTMYGAYNRNVYPQFTLGCPSEISDTSLPFPFSYDVCVTLDSKQNEIAYLKPVQNVPTDNLIDTEDSTALDASSNSDMNSSNIAQYLWPVTIFSAGRNEARICNWECGKRSRTKCR is encoded by the coding sequence atgaatgTAGGAAGACACAGAGGGAAGCAATGGCAGCAGATATATCAggtattttgcattattttcttCTTTATCAATAGTATCTATGGCCAGTTACAATATTCAGTGCTGGAAGAAATGAAACGAGGATCTGTAATTGGGAATGTGGCAAAAGATCTCGGACTAAATGTAGATGaattagcaaagagaaaattccaacttatTTCAAAAGCAAAAATTAAGTATTTTAATATTGATTTGGAAACTGGAGACTTATTTGTATCAGACAGGATTGATAGAGAAACATTATGTGAGATTAAACCCAACTGCTTTATAAATCTGGAGGCCGTGATCGAAAATCCACTGAATTTTTACACAATCACCATTGAAATCCAGGATGTGAATGATAACGCTCCGATATTTTCTAAGAAGCATTTTGATCTAGAAATAAGTGAACTCACCTTACCCGGGGCACGCTTTGCTTTAGGAAACGCACAAGATCCAGATTTAGGCACCAACGCTATACAAAGTTATACACTGAGTGGGAATGAAAACTTTGGTCTTGGTGAAAAAATTACACCAGATGGGAGAAAATATCCAGAAATTATACTAGAAAAATCCTTGGATAGAGAGAAGCAAAGTTTCTATGAGCTAATATTAACGGCATTGGatggaggaaacccacagaaaTCCAGCACTGCTAAAATCAAGATTATTGTAGAGGATTTTAACGACAACCTGCCGAAGTTTAATCGAGATGCATATTATATAAGATTACATGAAAATGCAGCTATTGGTTCTCTTGTAATTCAGCTAAATGCAACTGATGAAGATGAAGGCTCTAATGCTGAGATAACGTATTCCTTTAGTCATATATCTGACAATGCTCGCAAATTATTCACTATAGATTCGATAAACGGAGACATCAAAGTATTAGGAAATTTGGACTATGAGACATCAGATGCCTATGAAATGACTGTGGAGGCTAAAGATGGCGGAGGTCATGTGACACATTGCAAGGTGTCAATACAAGTGATTGATGTCAATGACAATGCTCCAGATATAaccattacatctctatcagcATCACTTCCGGAGGATTCTCCCCTAGGAACTGTCATAGCATTACTGAATGTCCATGACTTAGACTCTGGGGTGAATAGTGAAGTTACTTGTCATATCTCGGACACTTTGGCTTTTCAGCTAATTCCATCCTCCAGTAGTTACTATAAACTAGTAACTGCAGCCAACATGGACCGAGAAAGAAATCCATCCTATAACGTTACAATACAGTGTATGGATAATGGATCTCCTCCACTGTCTACCAACAAAACCTTTCAGCTCAACATCTCAGATGTGAATGACAACGCTCCAGTTTTTGAGAAGAtgaattatattctgtatattggaGAAAATAATCAACCAGGAACATCAATACACAAAGTCCATGCTACAGATCTAGACTGCGATGAGAATGGGAAAGTAAGTTATAGCATTCTAAGCAGCAACGTAGAAGAGATTCCTGTGTCATCTTATATTTCCATTAATTCTATAAGTGGAGTGATTTATGCCCAGAGATCATTTGACTATGAACAGTTGCGGGAGTTTCAGTTCCAGGTGATGGCTAAAGACAGTGGATCTCCTCCTCTAAGCAGTAATGTCACCGTGAGGATATGTATCATTGATAAGAATGATAATGCTCCTAAGATCCTCTACCCATCACCAGACACTGAGGGATCGCCATTATTTGAGTTTATTCCTCATTCTGCTGAGAAAGGTTATCTAGTCACCAAAGTGATCGCAGTGGACGCCGACTCTGGACACAACGCCTGGCTCTCCTATCACTTACTACAAGTCCCTGATCCAACATTATTCACCATTGGCCAATATACTGGTGAAATTAAAATTGGAAGAGACATTCAAGACACAGAAACCATGAGACAAAAAATTGTGGTTTTGGTAAAGGATAATGGAGTCCCATCTCTGTCTTGCACAATTTCAGTTAATTTTGTCATggctgaaaactttcaacaggttGTACCAGAGATAAAGAGACAACCTAATGTGTCAAATACTTCTTCTAATATCACATTCTACTTGGTAGTTTCCATAGCTCTTATATCAATTCTATTCATTGTGACTGTGTTGATTACCATAGTCTTAAAATGCAGGAAATCTAATAATACAACAATGTATGGAGCGTATAACAGGAACGTGTATCCTCAGTTCACCCTGGGATGTCCTTCTGAGATCAGTGATACAAGTTTACCTTTCCCATTCTCATATGATGTGTGTGTGACTCTGGACTCCAAGCAGAATGAAATTGCTTATCTGAAACCGGTGCAGAACGTCCCAACAGACAATCTCATAGACACTGAGGATTCTACTGCATTAGATGCTTCTTCTAACAGTGATATGAATTCCAGCAATATTGCACAG